A window from Cellulomonas sp. C5510 encodes these proteins:
- a CDS encoding VOC family protein encodes MSLQLQVVIDCRHPRALGRFWMTALDYVEEPPPPPFASWDEAMDAWGIGPDDDRDPAYANVDPTGAGPRVFFQKVPEDKVVKNRVHLDVRWSDAQGVDRQDQAAALAAARQHAEALVVAGGTVLREVDDPREGAWVVMADPEGNEFCVA; translated from the coding sequence ATGTCCCTGCAGCTCCAGGTCGTGATCGACTGCCGTCACCCCCGCGCGCTCGGCCGGTTCTGGATGACCGCGCTCGACTACGTCGAGGAGCCGCCCCCGCCGCCGTTCGCGAGCTGGGACGAGGCGATGGACGCGTGGGGGATCGGCCCGGACGACGACCGGGACCCCGCCTACGCGAACGTCGATCCCACCGGGGCCGGCCCGCGGGTGTTCTTCCAGAAGGTGCCGGAGGACAAGGTCGTCAAGAACCGCGTGCACCTGGACGTCCGCTGGTCCGACGCGCAGGGCGTCGACCGGCAGGACCAGGCGGCCGCGCTCGCCGCGGCGCGGCAGCACGCGGAGGCGCTGGTGGTCGCCGGCGGGACCGTGCTGCGCGAGGTCGACGACCCGCGCGAGGGCGCCTGGGTCGTCATGGCGGACCCCGAGGGGAACGAGTTCTGCGTGGCGTGA
- a CDS encoding TerC/Alx family metal homeostasis membrane protein has product MDVSPLVWCVSLGLAAAVLIVDVAVVGRRPHIPSTAECLRYLGVYVGLAVAFAVLVWAVWGADPAGEFVAGWLTEYSLSVDNLFVFLLIMSRFAVPRQYQQTALLIGIILALVFRGIFIGIGAAAIASFSWVFYLFGAFLVWTAVKVAREGVGDEEEADDYRPPALVRFVQRVLPTSSEYHGVRLTAKVDGRRHVTPMLLVLVAIGATDLLFAFDSIPAVFGLTQEPYLVLMANVFALMGLRQLYFLLGGLLTRLRYLNIGLGVLLGFIGVKLVLQALHENALPFVNGGEPVPWAPELPTWVSLAVIVVTLGVTAVTSIAASRRDERREAVRAD; this is encoded by the coding sequence TTGGACGTCTCACCGCTCGTCTGGTGCGTGTCGCTCGGCCTCGCCGCCGCCGTCCTGATCGTGGACGTCGCGGTGGTGGGCCGGCGGCCGCACATCCCGTCCACCGCGGAGTGCCTGCGCTACCTCGGGGTGTACGTGGGGCTGGCGGTGGCGTTCGCCGTCCTCGTGTGGGCGGTGTGGGGCGCCGACCCCGCCGGGGAGTTCGTCGCCGGGTGGCTCACCGAGTACTCGCTGTCGGTCGACAACCTGTTCGTGTTCCTGCTGATCATGTCCCGGTTCGCCGTGCCGCGGCAGTACCAGCAGACCGCGCTGCTCATCGGCATCATCCTCGCCCTGGTGTTCCGGGGGATCTTCATCGGCATCGGGGCGGCGGCCATCGCGTCGTTCTCGTGGGTGTTCTACCTGTTCGGCGCGTTCCTCGTGTGGACGGCCGTCAAGGTCGCCCGGGAGGGCGTCGGCGACGAGGAGGAGGCGGACGACTACCGGCCGCCGGCGCTCGTGCGGTTCGTGCAGCGCGTCCTCCCGACGAGCAGCGAGTACCACGGCGTGCGGCTCACCGCCAAGGTCGACGGGCGCCGGCACGTCACGCCGATGCTGCTGGTGCTCGTGGCGATCGGCGCGACCGACCTGCTGTTCGCCTTCGACTCGATCCCCGCGGTGTTCGGCCTCACCCAGGAGCCGTACCTGGTGCTCATGGCGAACGTGTTCGCCCTCATGGGGCTGCGCCAGCTCTACTTCCTGCTCGGCGGGCTGCTCACGCGGCTGCGGTACCTCAACATCGGCCTGGGGGTGCTGCTCGGGTTCATCGGCGTGAAGCTGGTGCTCCAGGCGCTGCACGAGAACGCACTGCCGTTCGTCAACGGCGGCGAACCGGTGCCGTGGGCACCCGAGCTGCCGACGTGGGTGTCGCTGGCGGTCATCGTGGTGACGCTCGGGGTCACGGCCGTGACGAGCATCGCGGCCTCCCGGCGGGACGAGCGGCGCGAGGCCGTCCGGGCCGACTGA
- a CDS encoding TerC family protein yields the protein MSVDLWVWLATGVAIVGMLVFDFFAHVRTPHAPSFREAATWSTVYIVLAILFGIGLGIVWGWDHGTEYFAGYVTEKSLSVDNLFVFLIIMTKFAVPREFQQKVLLVGVAIALVLRTVFILVGAAAIEQWSWVFYLFGAFLVYTGIKLAREKHDDDELSHAGERKDGLAVSLLKRVLPTTEEYHGDRLTTRIDGKRLITPMLLVMVAIGATDVLFALDSIPAIYGLTQEPYIVFTANAFALLGLRQLYFLIGGLLERLVYLNKGLAFILAFIGVKLVLHAMHVNELAFINGGEHIEWAPEIPTWLSLLVILGTLTVATIASLAKTRRDRDAAPAAVTAAQEPASKEH from the coding sequence ATGTCCGTGGACCTGTGGGTCTGGCTCGCGACGGGTGTCGCGATCGTCGGGATGCTCGTGTTCGACTTCTTCGCGCACGTCCGCACGCCGCACGCGCCGTCGTTCCGTGAGGCCGCGACGTGGTCGACGGTCTACATCGTGCTGGCGATCCTGTTCGGCATCGGGCTCGGGATCGTGTGGGGCTGGGACCACGGCACCGAGTACTTCGCGGGCTACGTGACCGAGAAGAGCCTCTCGGTGGACAACCTCTTCGTCTTCCTCATCATCATGACGAAGTTCGCGGTGCCCCGGGAGTTCCAGCAGAAGGTGCTGCTGGTCGGCGTCGCGATCGCGCTCGTCCTGCGCACCGTGTTCATCCTCGTGGGCGCCGCCGCGATCGAGCAGTGGTCCTGGGTCTTCTACCTGTTCGGCGCGTTCCTGGTCTACACCGGCATCAAGCTCGCCCGGGAGAAGCACGACGACGACGAGCTCTCCCACGCCGGCGAGCGCAAGGACGGCCTCGCGGTCTCGCTCCTCAAGCGGGTCCTGCCGACCACGGAGGAGTACCACGGCGACCGGCTGACCACCCGCATCGACGGCAAGCGCCTCATCACCCCGATGCTGCTCGTCATGGTCGCGATCGGTGCCACCGACGTGCTGTTCGCCCTGGACTCGATCCCCGCGATCTACGGCCTCACGCAGGAGCCGTACATCGTGTTCACGGCCAACGCGTTCGCGCTGCTCGGCCTGCGGCAGCTGTACTTCCTCATCGGCGGTCTGCTGGAGCGGCTCGTCTACCTCAACAAGGGTCTCGCGTTCATCCTCGCGTTCATCGGCGTCAAGCTGGTGCTGCACGCGATGCACGTCAACGAGCTGGCCTTCATCAACGGCGGCGAGCACATCGAGTGGGCCCCGGAGATCCCCACGTGGCTCTCGCTGCTCGTGATCCTCGGTACGCTCACCGTCGCCACGATCGCGAGCCTCGCCAAGACCCGGCGCGACCGCGACGCCGCGCCGGCCGCCGTGACCGCCGCGCAGGAGCCCGCCAGCAAGGAGCACTGA
- the uvrB gene encoding excinuclease ABC subunit UvrB, translating to MRPVTDLQRTVAPFEVVSEFRPSGDQPAAIDELARRIRAGEKDVTLLGATGTGKSATTAWLIERLQRPTLVMAPNKTLAAQLANEFRELLPNNAVEYFVSYYDYYQPEAYIAQTDTYIEKDSSINDEVERLRHSATSSLLTRRDVVVVASVSCIYGLGTPQEYVDRMVTLDVGDQVDRDQLLRQFVSMQYARNDMAFTRGTFRVRGDTVEIIPVYEELAIRIEFFGDEIEAIQTLHPLTGDVVREERQVHVFPATHYVAGPERMERAISGIELELEQRLAELERQNKLLEAQRLRMRTTYDIEMMRQIGSCSGIENYSRHIDGRAAGTAPNTLLDYFPEDFLLVIDESHVTVPQIGAMYEGDMSRKRNLVDFGFRLPSAMDNRPLRWEEFVDRIGQTVYLSATPGDYELAQSDGVVEQIIRPTGLVDPEVVVKPTKGQIDDLLEEIRQRVEKDERVLVTTLTKKMAEDLTDYFLEKGVRVRYLHSEVDTLRRVELLRELRMGEYDVLVGINLLREGLDLPEVSLVAILDADKEGFLRSGKSLIQTIGRAARNVSGQVHMYADKITPGMALAIEETERRREKQIAYNTAHGIDPQPLRKRIGDITDLLAREDADTAELLGGNGRQSSRGKAPVPGLGSKAQPATERTKLVGAAAGELADLIQELSDQMHAAAGELQFELAARLRDEISGLKKELRQMHAATA from the coding sequence ATGCGTCCCGTGACCGACCTGCAGCGCACCGTCGCCCCGTTCGAGGTGGTGTCCGAGTTCCGCCCGTCCGGTGACCAGCCGGCGGCGATCGACGAGCTCGCGCGCCGCATCCGGGCGGGGGAGAAGGACGTCACGCTGCTCGGCGCCACCGGTACCGGCAAGTCCGCGACGACGGCCTGGCTGATCGAGCGCCTCCAGCGGCCGACGCTCGTCATGGCGCCGAACAAGACGCTCGCCGCCCAGCTCGCCAACGAGTTCCGCGAGCTGCTGCCGAACAACGCGGTCGAGTACTTCGTCTCGTACTACGACTACTACCAGCCCGAGGCGTACATCGCGCAGACGGACACCTACATCGAGAAGGACTCGTCCATCAACGACGAGGTCGAGCGGCTGCGGCACTCCGCGACGTCCTCGCTGCTGACGCGGCGCGACGTGGTGGTGGTCGCGTCGGTGTCGTGCATCTACGGCCTCGGCACGCCGCAGGAGTACGTCGACCGCATGGTCACCCTCGACGTCGGGGACCAGGTGGACCGGGACCAGCTGCTGCGCCAGTTCGTCTCGATGCAGTACGCGCGCAACGACATGGCCTTCACCCGCGGGACGTTCCGGGTGCGGGGCGACACCGTCGAGATCATCCCGGTGTACGAGGAGCTCGCGATCCGCATCGAGTTCTTCGGAGACGAGATCGAGGCCATCCAGACGCTCCACCCGCTGACCGGTGACGTGGTGCGCGAGGAGCGGCAGGTCCACGTCTTCCCCGCGACGCACTACGTCGCCGGGCCCGAGCGCATGGAGCGGGCGATCAGCGGCATCGAGCTGGAGCTCGAGCAGCGGCTCGCCGAGCTCGAGCGCCAGAACAAGCTGCTCGAGGCGCAGCGCCTGCGCATGCGCACGACCTACGACATCGAGATGATGCGCCAGATCGGGTCGTGCTCCGGCATCGAGAACTACTCGCGCCACATCGACGGCCGCGCCGCCGGCACCGCGCCGAACACCCTCCTGGACTACTTCCCCGAGGACTTCCTCCTCGTCATCGACGAGTCCCACGTGACCGTCCCGCAGATCGGCGCGATGTACGAGGGCGACATGTCGCGCAAGCGGAACCTCGTCGACTTCGGGTTCCGGCTGCCGAGCGCGATGGACAACCGCCCGCTGCGCTGGGAGGAGTTCGTCGACCGCATCGGCCAGACCGTGTACCTGTCCGCGACACCCGGTGACTACGAGCTCGCGCAGTCCGACGGCGTGGTCGAGCAGATCATCCGGCCGACCGGGCTGGTCGACCCCGAGGTCGTCGTCAAGCCGACGAAGGGCCAGATCGACGACCTGCTCGAGGAGATCCGCCAGCGCGTGGAGAAGGACGAGCGGGTGCTGGTCACGACCCTCACCAAGAAGATGGCCGAGGACCTCACGGACTACTTCCTGGAGAAGGGCGTCCGCGTGCGGTACCTGCACTCCGAGGTGGACACGCTGCGGCGCGTCGAGCTGCTCCGCGAGCTGCGGATGGGCGAGTACGACGTGCTGGTCGGCATCAACCTGCTGCGCGAGGGCCTGGACCTGCCCGAGGTGTCGCTCGTCGCGATCCTCGACGCCGACAAGGAGGGGTTCCTGCGCTCCGGCAAGTCGCTGATCCAGACCATCGGCCGTGCGGCGCGCAACGTGTCGGGCCAGGTGCACATGTACGCCGACAAGATCACCCCCGGCATGGCGCTCGCCATCGAGGAGACCGAGCGCCGGCGCGAGAAGCAGATCGCGTACAACACCGCGCACGGCATCGACCCCCAGCCGCTGCGCAAGCGGATCGGGGACATCACCGACCTGCTCGCGCGCGAGGACGCCGACACCGCCGAGCTGCTCGGCGGCAACGGCCGGCAGTCCAGCCGCGGCAAGGCACCCGTCCCCGGGCTCGGTTCCAAGGCGCAGCCGGCCACCGAGCGGACGAAGCTCGTGGGTGCCGCGGCGGGCGAGCTGGCGGACCTCATCCAGGAGCTGTCGGACCAGATGCACGCCGCTGCGGGGGAGCTGCAGTTCGAGCTCGCCGCCCGGCTCCGGGACGAGATCTCGGGGCTCAAGAAGGAGCTCCGCCAGATGCACGCCGCGACGGCCTGA
- a CDS encoding YciI family protein: protein MTVFAVRYTYDSRTDVQDEVRPRHRGYLQQVADRGELLGSGPFTDGEPGALLVLRVADRAALDAVLADDPFAAAGVIADVEVRVWNPVIGPWAAGLAG, encoded by the coding sequence ATGACCGTCTTCGCCGTCCGGTACACCTACGACTCGCGCACCGACGTCCAGGACGAGGTGCGTCCGCGGCACCGCGGCTACCTCCAGCAGGTCGCGGACCGCGGGGAGCTGCTCGGCTCCGGCCCGTTCACGGACGGTGAGCCGGGGGCGCTGCTCGTGCTCCGCGTCGCCGACCGCGCCGCGCTGGACGCCGTGCTCGCCGACGACCCGTTCGCGGCGGCCGGCGTGATCGCCGACGTGGAGGTCCGGGTGTGGAACCCGGTCATCGGGCCGTGGGCGGCCGGCCTGGCGGGCTGA